A window from Shimia isoporae encodes these proteins:
- the mnmA gene encoding tRNA 2-thiouridine(34) synthase MnmA, translated as MALDSDTKLNSLGFAKPPSETRVVVAMSGGVDSSVVAAKLADEGYDVVGVTLQLYDHGAALAKKGACCAGIDIHDARRVAEEKGFPHYVLDYENIFQDAVIDEFADSYLAGATPVPCIRCNERVKFKDLLETAKDLDADCMATGHYIQRKIGPNGAELHSATDARRDQSYFLFSTTPEQLDFLRFPLGHLPNKDATRALAAEYGLSVADKPDSQDICFVPNGDYASVIEKLRPGAAEPGDIVDHEGNVRGTHNGVIHYTIGQRRGLGIGGLTEPLYVVKLDVDAKQVIVGPKEMLSTRTIPVREINWLGDEPFDSRKEWHVSVKVRSTRPPREAIIRPLGPDTAEVELLTPEEGVSPGQACVFYDSESSRIFGGGWIWRGY; from the coding sequence ATGGCGCTTGACAGCGACACAAAGCTGAATTCCCTCGGCTTTGCAAAACCCCCATCCGAGACCCGCGTGGTTGTTGCCATGTCCGGCGGCGTCGACAGTTCTGTTGTCGCGGCGAAACTGGCGGACGAAGGCTACGACGTGGTCGGCGTGACGTTGCAATTGTACGACCACGGTGCGGCTCTGGCCAAGAAGGGTGCCTGCTGTGCTGGGATCGATATTCACGATGCGCGTCGCGTGGCCGAAGAAAAGGGTTTTCCCCACTATGTCCTTGATTACGAAAACATCTTTCAGGACGCAGTGATCGATGAATTTGCCGACAGTTACCTCGCCGGCGCCACCCCTGTTCCCTGCATCCGGTGCAATGAGCGTGTGAAATTCAAGGACCTGCTGGAAACCGCCAAGGATCTGGACGCAGACTGCATGGCCACCGGACACTACATCCAGCGTAAAATAGGTCCCAACGGAGCGGAGTTGCACTCGGCCACCGACGCCCGTCGTGACCAGAGTTATTTTCTGTTTTCGACAACGCCGGAGCAGCTCGATTTCCTGCGATTCCCTCTGGGCCACCTGCCCAACAAAGACGCAACACGCGCATTGGCCGCTGAATATGGCCTTTCGGTTGCCGATAAACCGGACAGCCAGGACATCTGTTTTGTCCCAAATGGCGACTACGCCAGCGTTATCGAGAAGCTTCGCCCCGGAGCTGCCGAGCCCGGCGACATCGTGGATCACGAGGGCAACGTACGCGGAACGCACAACGGTGTTATTCATTACACCATTGGCCAGCGCCGCGGACTCGGCATTGGCGGCCTTACTGAACCGCTCTATGTGGTCAAACTCGATGTTGACGCGAAACAGGTGATTGTCGGCCCAAAGGAAATGCTGTCCACGCGCACCATTCCGGTCCGCGAAATCAACTGGCTCGGGGACGAACCTTTTGACAGCCGCAAGGAATGGCACGTTTCCGTAAAGGTGCGCTCAACCCGTCCCCCGCGCGAGGCGATCATCAGGCCGCTTGGCCCCGACACTGCGGAAGTGGAACTGCTCACGCCGGAAGAAGGCGTTTCGCCCGGCCAGGCTTGCGTCTTCTATGACAGCGAAAGCTCGCGCATTTTCGGCGGTGGATGGATCTGGCGCGGGTATTGA
- a CDS encoding DUF1153 domain-containing protein, whose amino-acid sequence MFLKKVEGPRCVTLPDGSVMTRADLPPADTRRWVASRKAAVVKGVVYGLISQKEALETYGLSEEEFNHWVKAVSRHGFDALKATSVQKYREKTADEGASPTA is encoded by the coding sequence ATGTTTTTGAAAAAAGTGGAGGGACCGCGGTGTGTGACCTTGCCTGATGGCTCGGTGATGACGCGTGCGGATTTGCCCCCGGCTGATACGCGCAGGTGGGTTGCCTCGCGCAAGGCGGCGGTTGTTAAGGGGGTCGTTTACGGCCTGATTAGTCAGAAAGAGGCTTTGGAGACCTATGGGTTGAGCGAAGAGGAGTTCAATCACTGGGTGAAAGCCGTTTCGCGTCACGGATTCGATGCGCTCAAGGCGACGTCGGTACAGAAATATCGCGAAAAAACGGCAGATGAGGGGGCAAGTCCAACCGCATAA
- the ctrA gene encoding response regulator transcription factor CtrA: MRVLLVEDDPTTSKSIEMMLTHANLNVYSTDLGEEGIDLAKLYDYDLILLDLGLPDMTGHEVLRQLRTARIDTPILILSGADDTESKLKGFGYGADDYLTKPFHREELVARIHAIIRRSKGHSQSVIRTGQISVNLDAKTVEVENKPVHLTGKEYQMLELLSLRKGTTLTKEMFLNHLYGGMDEPELKIIDVFICKLRKKLSEATGGENYIETVWGRGYVLRDPEPAVSEETVALRA, encoded by the coding sequence ATGCGAGTTTTGTTGGTTGAGGACGACCCCACCACCTCCAAAAGCATCGAGATGATGCTGACGCACGCGAACCTGAATGTGTATTCCACCGATCTTGGCGAAGAAGGCATCGACCTGGCTAAGCTCTATGACTACGACCTGATCCTGCTGGATCTGGGCCTGCCGGACATGACCGGCCACGAAGTTCTGCGCCAGCTGCGCACCGCGCGCATCGACACACCGATCCTGATCTTGTCCGGTGCAGATGACACCGAGAGCAAGCTCAAGGGCTTTGGATATGGTGCGGACGATTATCTGACCAAACCGTTCCATCGCGAAGAGCTGGTGGCTCGCATTCACGCGATCATCCGTCGTTCCAAAGGCCACTCCCAGTCGGTCATCCGCACTGGTCAGATTTCTGTGAACCTGGACGCAAAAACCGTTGAGGTTGAAAACAAGCCTGTTCACCTGACCGGCAAAGAGTACCAGATGCTGGAACTGCTGAGCCTGCGCAAAGGCACCACGTTGACCAAAGAGATGTTCCTGAACCACCTCTATGGCGGCATGGATGAGCCGGAACTGAAAATCATTGACGTCTTCATCTGCAAATTGCGCAAGAAGCTGTCCGAGGCGACTGGTGGCGAGAACTACATCGAGACCGTCTGGGGCCGTGGCTATGTGCTGCGTGATCCGGAACCTGCGGTTTCGGAAGAGACTGTCGCACTCCGCGCATAA
- the ligA gene encoding NAD-dependent DNA ligase LigA, whose amino-acid sequence MTKEQARLELARLAAFLGRANEAYHTEDAPEISDADYDAGKRRNAEIEARFPELKRADSPSDQVGAAPSEGFGKITHVVPMLSLGNAFEDSDVVDFDDRIRKYLNMLPRDELRFTAEPKIDGLSLSLRYEGGQLVYAATRGDGETGENVTENARTIADIPQVLEGAPDVIEVRGEVYMSHADFEALNARIVEKNTKLEAEGKKPQTVFANPRNAAAGSLRQLDPNVTRERPLKFFAYAWGDLSQPLAASQMGAIKKLSDLGFVTNDLTALCDGPDAMIAHYRMIEEQRASLGYDIDGVVYKVDDLALQGRLGFRSTTPRWAVAHKFPAELAWTRLEGIDIQVGRTGALSPVARLHPVTVGGVVVSNATLHNEDYIAGRDSKGEDIRDGKDIRVGDWVQVYRAGDVIPKVADVDLKKRPKDAVPYVFPDVCPECESPAVREEGDAVRYCTGGLICPAQAIEKLKHFVARKALDIEGLGAKQIEMFFDDAQLPIKTPADIFTLAERDEANLTSLKNRKGFKDKSVANLFAAIDAKREIGFGRLLFGLGIRHVGETAAKDLAQHFMTWDKLAEAAEAARPAALGWRAADVAEEAERIAAAREGRRGRIKEARDLAAAEVDVSRSAQAAWDDLTGIDGIGAAVALSLTDAFANPQERAEIDRLVGMLSIESPEAVATESPVAGKTVVFTGKLEKMTRDEAKVRAESLGAKVSGSVSGKTDLLVAGPGAGSKAKKAADLGVETIDEDAWLALVEGL is encoded by the coding sequence ATGACCAAAGAGCAGGCGCGCCTGGAACTGGCGCGCCTTGCTGCGTTTTTGGGGCGCGCCAACGAAGCTTACCATACCGAGGATGCGCCGGAGATCTCCGACGCCGACTATGACGCGGGCAAGCGTCGGAACGCGGAGATTGAAGCGCGGTTCCCGGAACTGAAGCGCGCTGACAGCCCGAGCGACCAAGTGGGCGCGGCGCCTTCCGAAGGATTTGGCAAGATCACTCATGTGGTGCCCATGCTGAGCCTCGGGAATGCTTTTGAGGATAGCGATGTCGTGGATTTTGACGATCGCATCCGCAAATATCTCAACATGTTGCCGCGTGATGAACTGAGGTTTACGGCGGAGCCGAAGATTGACGGGTTGAGTCTTTCGCTTCGCTACGAAGGAGGACAGTTGGTCTATGCGGCGACCCGTGGTGACGGGGAAACCGGTGAGAATGTCACCGAGAATGCCAGAACCATTGCCGATATCCCTCAGGTTCTGGAAGGTGCGCCCGATGTGATTGAGGTGCGCGGCGAGGTCTACATGAGCCACGCTGATTTCGAGGCGCTGAATGCGCGCATTGTCGAGAAAAACACCAAGTTGGAAGCGGAAGGAAAAAAACCTCAAACGGTTTTTGCTAATCCGCGTAACGCGGCTGCTGGAAGCCTGCGTCAGCTTGATCCCAATGTGACCCGTGAGCGGCCCTTGAAGTTTTTTGCATATGCATGGGGCGACCTTTCCCAGCCTTTGGCAGCATCACAGATGGGCGCAATCAAAAAGCTCTCTGATTTGGGGTTCGTCACAAATGACCTGACAGCGCTTTGCGATGGACCAGACGCGATGATCGCGCACTATCGGATGATAGAAGAGCAACGTGCGTCGCTGGGATATGACATCGATGGCGTGGTCTACAAAGTGGACGATCTCGCGCTTCAGGGGCGACTGGGTTTTCGCTCAACAACCCCACGATGGGCTGTTGCGCACAAGTTTCCCGCAGAACTCGCGTGGACAAGGCTGGAAGGGATCGACATTCAGGTGGGCCGCACCGGCGCGCTCAGCCCTGTGGCTCGATTGCATCCTGTTACCGTGGGCGGCGTTGTCGTGTCCAACGCGACGCTCCACAACGAGGATTACATCGCGGGCAGGGACAGCAAGGGAGAAGACATTCGCGATGGCAAGGACATCCGCGTTGGGGACTGGGTTCAGGTCTATCGTGCGGGCGATGTGATCCCCAAGGTCGCCGATGTGGACCTTAAGAAGCGTCCCAAAGATGCCGTGCCGTATGTCTTTCCGGATGTTTGCCCGGAGTGCGAAAGTCCCGCGGTGCGCGAGGAGGGGGATGCGGTACGGTATTGTACCGGCGGATTGATTTGTCCGGCTCAAGCTATTGAAAAATTAAAGCATTTCGTGGCACGCAAGGCTTTGGATATCGAAGGGCTGGGCGCGAAGCAGATCGAGATGTTTTTCGACGATGCACAGCTTCCGATCAAAACACCCGCAGATATTTTCACGCTTGCCGAGCGGGATGAAGCCAACCTTACCAGCCTGAAGAACCGAAAAGGTTTCAAGGACAAGAGCGTTGCGAACCTGTTTGCAGCGATCGATGCGAAGCGCGAGATTGGTTTCGGCCGTCTTCTGTTTGGTTTGGGTATTCGACATGTCGGGGAGACGGCAGCGAAAGACCTGGCCCAGCATTTTATGACTTGGGACAAGTTGGCTGAGGCCGCAGAGGCCGCGCGCCCAGCGGCATTAGGCTGGCGGGCTGCGGATGTCGCGGAAGAGGCCGAGCGTATTGCCGCAGCAAGGGAAGGGCGGCGCGGACGTATCAAGGAAGCACGCGATCTTGCGGCGGCAGAAGTGGACGTGTCTCGATCTGCGCAAGCGGCGTGGGATGATCTGACGGGAATTGACGGGATCGGTGCGGCGGTCGCGTTGTCTTTGACGGATGCCTTTGCGAATCCGCAAGAACGGGCGGAAATCGACCGCCTTGTGGGTATGCTGAGCATTGAGTCGCCGGAAGCGGTTGCGACCGAGAGCCCGGTTGCTGGAAAGACCGTGGTGTTTACAGGCAAGCTTGAAAAGATGACGCGAGACGAGGCCAAAGTCAGGGCAGAGAGCCTTGGCGCCAAAGTGTCTGGCTCGGTGAGCGGCAAGACAGATCTGTTGGTGGCGGGACCGGGAGCGGGTTCAAAAGCCAAGAAAGCGGCGGATCTTGGCGTTGAAACGATAGATGAAGACGCGTGGCTGGCGCTGGTCGAGGGGTTGTAA
- the recG gene encoding ATP-dependent DNA helicase RecG, translating into MTGRPEILYPLFADLTKLDGVGPKTAQHLSQIAVEKPRDLLFSLPYSGIDRALKISVNEAELPCTVTVQVLVGAHRPARNRGGAYRITVQDALTTFQLVFFHARGEYLKKVLPEGERRVVSGKVELFDGVAQMVHPEYIVAPNEADTIPAFEPVYPLTHGVTQKTMVKGVRSALDRAPELAEWIDPSQKDQSKWPHWREAMEQVHLPMSLAEVTPTHPARERLAYDEFFAHQLTLALARAQLQRAKGVISEQSGALQAKVRAALPFAPTGAQERAVEAIARDMAQPIRMNRLLQGDVGAGKTLVAFMALLIAVEAGGQGVMMAPTEILARQHMEGLKPLAESAGVVLEILTGRDKGKERKAKLEALARGDIQVLVGTHAVFQQDVHFDDLRLAIIDEQHRFGVRQRLELGKKGAGADVLVMTATPIPRSLSLAQYGDMDVSVLDEKPPGRQPITTALVSTGRMDEVVEHLRNAVAEGKQAYWVCPLVEESENVDFTAAEERFKHLRAALGEGVVGLVHGQMPPAEKDAAMAAFQRAETQVLVATTVIEVGVDVPNATIMVIERAEIFGLAQLHQLRGRVGRGSQASTCLLMYQAPLSESGQKRLTVLRDSEDGFVIAETDLQMRGAGDLIGTAQSGLPRFRIADMEAQASLMAVAQSDARKLLHDDPELRGDRGEAARVLLWLMEQDQAIRLISVG; encoded by the coding sequence ATGACGGGGCGGCCAGAGATCCTCTATCCGCTGTTTGCGGATCTGACAAAACTGGATGGCGTGGGGCCAAAAACGGCGCAGCACCTCAGCCAGATTGCTGTAGAAAAGCCGCGTGACCTATTGTTTTCACTTCCATATTCCGGAATTGACCGCGCGCTCAAGATCTCGGTCAATGAGGCGGAGTTGCCGTGTACGGTTACCGTTCAGGTATTGGTCGGTGCTCATCGCCCTGCACGCAATCGTGGCGGGGCGTATCGGATTACCGTTCAGGATGCACTGACGACGTTCCAGTTGGTGTTTTTTCATGCGCGGGGCGAATACTTGAAGAAAGTGTTGCCCGAAGGCGAGCGTCGCGTGGTGAGCGGTAAGGTCGAGTTATTCGACGGTGTCGCACAGATGGTTCACCCTGAATACATTGTTGCGCCGAATGAGGCAGACACAATTCCCGCGTTCGAACCGGTATACCCGCTGACGCACGGGGTGACACAAAAGACAATGGTCAAAGGCGTTCGCTCAGCGCTTGATCGGGCGCCTGAACTGGCGGAGTGGATTGATCCTTCACAGAAGGACCAGTCAAAATGGCCGCATTGGCGGGAGGCCATGGAACAAGTTCATTTGCCGATGTCTTTGGCAGAGGTGACGCCGACGCATCCGGCACGGGAGCGTCTCGCATATGACGAGTTTTTCGCACATCAACTGACCTTGGCACTGGCGCGGGCACAGTTGCAGCGGGCAAAAGGTGTCATTTCGGAACAATCCGGTGCGCTTCAGGCCAAAGTACGCGCAGCGCTGCCTTTTGCGCCTACGGGAGCGCAAGAACGCGCTGTGGAGGCGATTGCGCGGGATATGGCGCAACCGATCCGAATGAACCGGTTGCTGCAGGGAGATGTGGGCGCAGGCAAGACGCTGGTGGCTTTTATGGCGCTCTTGATCGCGGTCGAAGCTGGCGGGCAGGGCGTGATGATGGCGCCGACCGAAATTCTTGCGCGTCAGCATATGGAAGGCCTGAAACCTCTGGCCGAAAGCGCCGGCGTTGTGTTGGAGATACTGACCGGCCGCGACAAGGGTAAAGAGCGCAAGGCAAAGCTGGAAGCTTTGGCTCGGGGAGATATTCAAGTTCTGGTAGGAACGCATGCGGTGTTTCAGCAGGATGTTCACTTTGACGACCTCCGGCTGGCGATCATCGACGAACAGCACCGTTTTGGTGTGCGCCAGAGGTTGGAACTCGGCAAGAAAGGCGCCGGGGCGGACGTGTTGGTCATGACCGCCACCCCCATCCCACGCTCCCTGTCGCTGGCTCAGTACGGCGATATGGATGTCTCTGTTCTGGACGAAAAACCGCCAGGACGACAGCCGATTACCACAGCATTGGTGAGCACCGGCCGTATGGATGAAGTCGTGGAGCACCTGCGAAATGCCGTTGCCGAGGGTAAGCAGGCCTATTGGGTTTGTCCGCTTGTTGAAGAAAGCGAGAACGTCGATTTTACAGCGGCGGAGGAGCGGTTCAAACACTTGCGAGCCGCTCTTGGCGAAGGTGTGGTCGGGCTGGTTCATGGGCAAATGCCGCCAGCAGAAAAAGATGCGGCCATGGCAGCATTCCAGCGGGCTGAGACTCAGGTGCTTGTGGCGACGACAGTGATTGAGGTTGGCGTGGATGTGCCCAATGCCACGATCATGGTAATCGAACGGGCCGAGATTTTCGGTTTGGCACAGCTTCACCAGTTGCGCGGGCGGGTTGGACGCGGGTCGCAGGCTTCCACTTGTTTGCTGATGTATCAGGCACCTCTGAGTGAGAGCGGGCAGAAGCGCCTGACAGTTCTGCGCGACAGTGAAGACGGGTTTGTGATTGCCGAGACGGATCTTCAAATGCGAGGCGCTGGCGACCTGATCGGCACTGCGCAGTCAGGCTTGCCCAGATTTCGGATTGCAGACATGGAGGCGCAGGCAAGTCTCATGGCGGTTGCGCAGTCTGACGCGAGAAAACTCCTACACGACGATCCGGAGCTTCGCGGTGATCGTGGCGAAGCAGCGCGTGTTCTCCTTTGGCTGATGGAGCAGGACCAGGCGATCCGTTTGATTTCAGTCGGTTAG
- a CDS encoding iron-sulfur cluster assembly scaffold protein, giving the protein MSGENDLIKLYSGQILNLAAAIPHTDRLESPDATVKKRAPLCGSTVTVDLKIEDGRIVEFAQDVKACALGQASASVVGSAVIGRSRSEIEEARAALKTMLKEDGPTPAAPFDGLEVLRPARDYKNRHASILLALDATAEAFEQAEQANCA; this is encoded by the coding sequence ATGTCCGGCGAAAATGACCTGATCAAGCTTTACTCCGGCCAGATCCTGAATCTGGCAGCAGCGATTCCGCATACGGACCGGCTCGAAAGCCCGGACGCAACCGTCAAGAAACGGGCGCCACTATGCGGATCTACTGTAACGGTCGACCTCAAGATCGAGGACGGGCGCATTGTAGAATTCGCACAAGACGTCAAAGCCTGCGCACTAGGTCAGGCCTCAGCGTCCGTCGTAGGATCCGCCGTAATAGGCCGCTCACGATCGGAAATCGAAGAAGCCCGCGCAGCTCTCAAAACCATGCTGAAGGAAGATGGCCCGACGCCAGCTGCGCCGTTTGATGGCCTTGAGGTGTTGCGCCCCGCGCGAGACTACAAAAACCGCCATGCCTCAATTCTGCTCGCGCTTGATGCCACGGCAGAAGCTTTTGAACAGGCGGAACAGGCAAACTGCGCCTGA
- the hisI gene encoding phosphoribosyl-AMP cyclohydrolase: MQFDAQGLKYNEAGLIPAIAQDAETHEVLMMAWMNAEAVEKTLATGKVTYWSRSRQAFWIKGETSGHVQELVDFRYDCDQDCILVLVNQTGAACHTNRRTCFYTAVREGESVELMKPLDD; this comes from the coding sequence ATGCAATTTGACGCGCAGGGCCTGAAATACAATGAGGCGGGTTTGATCCCGGCAATTGCGCAGGATGCCGAGACCCACGAAGTCTTGATGATGGCGTGGATGAATGCTGAGGCCGTCGAAAAAACCCTTGCAACCGGTAAGGTCACGTATTGGAGCCGCTCGCGGCAGGCGTTCTGGATCAAGGGCGAGACCTCTGGCCATGTGCAGGAGTTGGTGGATTTTCGCTACGACTGCGATCAGGACTGCATTCTTGTTCTCGTCAATCAGACTGGTGCCGCGTGTCACACCAACCGACGCACGTGTTTTTATACGGCCGTACGGGAAGGCGAATCTGTCGAGCTCATGAAGCCACTGGACGACTAA
- the gluQRS gene encoding tRNA glutamyl-Q(34) synthetase GluQRS: MTFTTRFAPSPTGPLHLGHAYSALLAHDMARAAGGRFLLRIDDLDQSRARPEWEQQIYDDLAWLGLSWDEKPRRQSDHFDDYETVLDTLRARALTFECQCTRRDIEAAASAPQEGAPLFGPDGRIYPGTCRAKDLSADEATCTRLNMARAAKDLYARFIETGPAFAGDHNLTQRDLTETIGDVVLSRRNMAASYHLSVVLDDAATGVTHVVRGEDLFEATRIHVLLQTLLGLPVPRYHHHSLIRDGAGKRLAKRDDARAIAKFRDEGASPAEIREMVGL; this comes from the coding sequence GTGACTTTCACGACGAGGTTTGCTCCTTCGCCTACAGGCCCACTCCATTTGGGCCATGCTTACTCTGCTCTGCTTGCGCACGATATGGCCCGCGCTGCCGGCGGGCGGTTTCTCCTGCGCATTGACGATCTCGACCAATCCCGCGCACGCCCCGAATGGGAACAGCAGATCTATGATGACTTGGCGTGGCTCGGCCTGAGTTGGGACGAAAAACCACGCCGCCAATCAGATCACTTCGACGACTACGAAACCGTTCTGGACACCCTTCGTGCTCGCGCTCTCACGTTCGAGTGCCAATGCACCCGACGCGATATCGAGGCTGCGGCCTCTGCCCCACAAGAGGGAGCGCCGCTCTTTGGACCTGATGGACGCATCTATCCCGGAACATGCCGCGCCAAAGACCTTTCCGCTGATGAAGCCACCTGCACACGTTTGAACATGGCGCGCGCCGCCAAAGATCTTTATGCGCGCTTCATTGAAACCGGGCCTGCCTTTGCCGGAGACCACAACTTAACCCAAAGAGATCTCACCGAAACCATTGGCGACGTGGTGCTGTCGCGTCGCAATATGGCAGCGTCCTACCATTTGTCGGTGGTGCTGGATGACGCGGCCACCGGAGTCACCCACGTCGTCCGCGGCGAAGATCTCTTTGAAGCAACCCGCATTCACGTCTTGCTGCAAACGCTCCTCGGCTTGCCCGTTCCTCGGTATCACCACCATAGCCTGATCCGCGACGGCGCAGGAAAACGGCTTGCCAAACGCGATGACGCAAGGGCAATCGCAAAATTCCGTGACGAGGGAGCGAGCCCTGCAGAAATACGTGAAATGGTCGGCCTTTAG
- a CDS encoding class I SAM-dependent DNA methyltransferase, with translation MTRKFLDEAYNHIGKGIEHFYNDWAATYETEVGENGYVTPARCARLLAAHQKDRSLPVLDFGCGTGLSGLALRAEGFETIDGMDLSAEMLAKARTKNLYRSLLQIQDDAPPPFAQGDYDAIAAIGVIGPGAAPLDVFDVLLSKLAPGGLFVLSFNDHALEDPAYAAKITDCVDKGLLRVLEQEYGPHLPARNINSTVYLAEKL, from the coding sequence ATGACCCGCAAGTTTCTTGACGAAGCCTATAACCACATCGGCAAAGGCATCGAACATTTCTACAATGATTGGGCCGCCACCTATGAAACCGAGGTTGGCGAAAATGGCTACGTCACGCCAGCCCGTTGCGCCCGTCTGCTTGCCGCGCATCAAAAAGATCGCTCCCTGCCCGTTCTGGATTTTGGTTGCGGTACAGGTCTCTCTGGTCTGGCACTGCGCGCCGAAGGTTTCGAGACAATCGATGGAATGGATCTTTCCGCCGAAATGCTGGCAAAGGCGCGGACAAAAAACCTTTATCGTTCGCTTCTCCAAATTCAGGACGATGCACCCCCGCCCTTTGCGCAAGGCGACTACGACGCAATCGCCGCAATCGGTGTGATTGGCCCGGGCGCCGCGCCTCTGGACGTGTTTGACGTGCTGCTCTCAAAGCTCGCGCCCGGCGGACTGTTTGTCCTCTCTTTCAACGATCACGCTCTCGAAGACCCGGCCTACGCCGCCAAAATCACAGACTGCGTGGACAAGGGTCTGCTGCGGGTGCTAGAGCAGGAATACGGCCCGCACCTTCCGGCGCGAAACATCAACTCCACTGTGTATCTAGCTGAAAAACTGTGA
- the trmFO gene encoding methylenetetrahydrofolate--tRNA-(uracil(54)-C(5))-methyltransferase (FADH(2)-oxidizing) TrmFO — MTQTLHIVGGGMAGSEAAWQAANMGVSVVIHEMRPKVETFAHRTGHLAEMVCSNSFRSDDHEQNAVGLLHWEMRAANGLIMAMADKHRLPAGGALAVDRDPFAESVTETLMSHPNVSVEYGEITDLPAEGHWIFATGPLTSTALGAAIQAETGADRLAFFDAIAPIVYADSIDMDIAWLQSRYDKGETEEEQKAYLNCPMNKEQYEAFIDALLSADKTEFHEGETAGYFDGCLPIEVMAERGRETLRHGPMKPVGLTNAHNPDDKAYAVVQLRRDNALGTLLNIVGFQTKMKYGAQTEVFRMIPGLENANFARLGGIHRNTFINSPTLLDDQMRLKSRPNIRFAGQVTGVEGYVESAAMGLLAGRLAAAEILGNELDTAPLNTAMGALVHHITGGAEAKTFQPMNVNFGLFQPVDGLKGGRRGRKDRYKAYTDRAKAEWQTWLDKQS, encoded by the coding sequence ATGACACAGACATTGCATATCGTGGGCGGCGGCATGGCCGGGTCCGAGGCCGCATGGCAGGCCGCCAACATGGGTGTTTCGGTGGTAATCCACGAAATGCGCCCCAAGGTCGAAACTTTCGCCCACCGCACGGGCCACCTCGCCGAAATGGTGTGTTCCAATTCATTCCGATCTGACGACCACGAACAGAACGCCGTCGGTTTGTTGCATTGGGAAATGCGTGCGGCAAACGGTCTAATCATGGCAATGGCGGACAAACACCGGCTACCTGCCGGTGGTGCGTTGGCTGTCGACCGCGACCCCTTTGCCGAATCCGTGACCGAAACGCTTATGTCTCACCCGAATGTATCTGTCGAATATGGCGAAATCACCGATCTGCCGGCTGAAGGACACTGGATCTTTGCAACCGGTCCGCTCACATCCACAGCACTCGGCGCCGCTATCCAAGCCGAGACAGGTGCAGACAGGCTCGCTTTTTTTGATGCCATAGCCCCGATTGTTTATGCCGATAGCATCGACATGGACATCGCATGGCTTCAATCGCGTTATGACAAGGGCGAAACGGAAGAAGAGCAAAAGGCCTATCTGAATTGCCCGATGAACAAGGAGCAATATGAGGCCTTCATTGATGCTCTCCTGTCCGCCGACAAAACCGAGTTCCACGAAGGTGAAACGGCTGGCTATTTCGATGGCTGCCTACCAATCGAGGTCATGGCGGAACGGGGCCGCGAAACCCTGCGCCATGGTCCAATGAAACCTGTCGGCCTCACAAATGCACACAATCCCGATGACAAGGCTTATGCAGTTGTGCAATTGCGCCGCGACAATGCGCTGGGAACCCTGCTGAATATCGTCGGCTTCCAGACCAAAATGAAATACGGCGCCCAAACCGAGGTATTCCGGATGATCCCCGGACTTGAAAACGCCAACTTTGCGCGTTTGGGGGGTATCCACCGCAACACGTTCATCAATTCACCGACACTTCTGGACGACCAGATGCGCTTGAAATCTCGCCCCAACATCCGATTTGCCGGACAGGTGACAGGGGTCGAAGGCTACGTTGAGAGCGCGGCCATGGGTCTTCTGGCGGGGCGACTGGCCGCCGCCGAAATTCTTGGCAACGAGCTGGATACAGCTCCGCTGAACACCGCCATGGGCGCACTCGTTCATCACATTACAGGTGGTGCTGAGGCCAAAACCTTCCAGCCGATGAATGTAAACTTCGGTTTGTTCCAGCCCGTCGATGGCCTTAAGGGTGGCCGCCGCGGACGCAAGGACCGCTACAAGGCCTACACCGATCGAGCCAAAGCGGAGTGGCAAACCTGGCTCGACAAACAAAGCTGA